GGCGGCCTCACCATCACGGCGGAAGGCACCGGCGACGGCGACCTGCCGGAGGTGGAACTGTGGGTCCCGGCGGGAACCCCGCTGACCGCGACCTCGGCCGTCGGCGATTGGGACATCGCCGACCTGAAGGCGCCGCTCACCATCGAGGTCGCCGCCGGGCAGATCGCCGCGGGCGCCGTCACCGACGCAACGGTCAGGATCCTCGGCAGCGGCACCGTCACGGTCGCCCGGGTGGACGGCGACTTGGGCGCGGATCTTTCCGGCGCCGGCGGCATCACCGTGGCCGGCGGCCGGGTGGACATGCTGACGGCGTCCATCGCGGGAACCGGCACCATCCGGGTCCAGGCCCCGGCGGAGCGCGCCGACCTCAGCATCTCCGGTATCGGAACCATCGACGCGGACAGGATCGCGCGGAAGCCGTCGGTACGGGTCAGCGGCGTCGGGACCGTCCGGACCGGTTTCCGGTGAGCGGCATTCCGGGTCCGAAATCACGGTAAAGGCTGCATTAACCATGACGGCGCTAGTGTCCCCGGGACGTGCCGGAACAGCTTCC
This Skermanella mucosa DNA region includes the following protein-coding sequences:
- a CDS encoding head GIN domain-containing protein, giving the protein MTNRYRLAIALMALTLAAGPAAAGDRATIDESFGAAALDLRGLAARVHVRLHDSGAIRLRATGPASWIGDLSRHAEGGALVVSAGPVQGFGAGSAVTIATGFGARAVTRIGGLTITAEGTGDGDLPEVELWVPAGTPLTATSAVGDWDIADLKAPLTIEVAAGQIAAGAVTDATVRILGSGTVTVARVDGDLGADLSGAGGITVAGGRVDMLTASIAGTGTIRVQAPAERADLSISGIGTIDADRIARKPSVRVSGVGTVRTGFR